Proteins co-encoded in one Raphanus sativus cultivar WK10039 unplaced genomic scaffold, ASM80110v3 Scaffold4428, whole genome shotgun sequence genomic window:
- the LOC130507378 gene encoding uncharacterized protein LOC130507378, which produces MTEADPQVMRDPPDSEPPRNKRSRTDQVDRPSRSSSSSSRGGTVGWTFSHSKPGSLAGAINRAQFKFEDAVHNAPSAEELAQVTELVKANKTELNQTRALILDLQAEVKRLGSKKIGELDAARKIAEYQVKELISTSQNSQKNKEAEVRLAVRRGKKEVAEAYNKILVIVKEKFSKKKDEVDLLVHAQEIQANTELLKDILDGEIKSTQDEYDNLVALMPEAVAAYEKAQVSDFSIGKLPLPQLSESSAPVETASGGNDKEMEEVPEEEDPAGKGAEKSSDDKEV; this is translated from the exons ATGACTGAAGCTGATCCTCAAGTAATGAGGGACCCCCCGGATTCTGAGCccccgaggaacaagaggtcccgaacCGACCAGGTTGATAGACCTTcaaggtcttcctcctcctcctctagaggaggaaccgttggctggacCTTTTCTCATTCAaagcctggatcg CTGGCTGGAGCTATTAACAGAGCTCAATTCAAGTTTGAGGACGCTGTACACAATGCTCCTAGCGCTGAGGAGTTAGCCCAGGTCACTGAGTtggtcaaggccaacaagactgagctcaaccagactcgggctctgatcttgGATCTCCAAGCCGAGGTGAAGAGACTTGGCTCTaa gaagattggggagttggatgctgcccggaagatagccgagtatcaagtcaaggagctgatCTCCACATCCCAgaacagccagaagaacaaggaagctgaggtcaggctagccgtccggaggggaaagaaggaggtagctgaaGCCTACAACAAGATTCTGGTtattgtcaaggagaagttctccaagaagaaagatgaagttgacctcctggttcatgcccaagagattcaagccaacaccgagctcctgaagGACATACTGGATGGTgagattaagagtactcaagatGAGTATGATAACTTGGTGGCGCTaatgccggaagctgttgcggcgtacgagaaggctcaggtttCGGACTTCTCGAttggcaagctccctcttccccaactctctgagagttcag ccccagtcgaaaccgcctctggaggtaacgacaaggagatggaggaggttcctgaggaggaagatccagctggcaagggagctgagaagagctcggatgacaaggaagtttaa